cACATGTCATAAACAagattaatcaattttttttttaaaaacatgattaatcaaatactattttatcaaagcaggttcatgtttttctttttactgcCAAGTTAAACTGAAGTGgtataaagtatataaataataatagctAATCAGATACTGCTTTTTATTGGAAGCGAACTAACAAAAGCAAGCATTAATTCTTGATATTAATCGTTAAATATCCTACTTTGTGATTCCTTAATCGATGTAATCTCTGTAGTAAGAGGTGTATGTGTGTATACAACTATAAATAGTAGAACTTTATGTAAGCCATGATGATGATGGACTACAAAAGACATGTTTGGCGTTTGTAAACCATTTTTATATACTCCAAAATAAATTCTCCTGATTAGTAGTAATAGTATACTAAAGAATCCCTGGCtcatattacatttaatctTGTGGCAAGTAAGAGTTAAAGGAAGATCAGCCTAAAGAATTTAAGTATCAATGATATATTACTACTGAAAACAACCACTAAGTAAATCCCACATGAAGCTTGTCAGACTTCTTCTGAAATTCAACGGAGGAGACCCCATATTATACCCAAAGGCTAGCTCAAAAATCTGCTCATACTCATCGACAAAATGAACATCAAGCCCTTCTTTCAAGTTGCACGCGAGCTCATCAAAATCTCTACGGTTACCCTCAGGAAAGATCATCATCTTCACTTGACTCCGTCTTGCAGCTATAGTCTTCTCCTTAACCTATGTGAGATTTTGTGCGTTAGTTTTCAACTTAACAGAAACTAGAAAGCTATATAACATAGTAGTGGTAGCGTGTGACTTACTCCACCTATTGGAAGTATTCTACCAGTCAGAGTGACTTCTCCGGTCATTGCAAGATCCTTCCTCACAGGCTTCTTCATGGCAAGTGAtagaaaggaagtgatcattGTGCAGCCTGCGCTTGGACCGTCTTTTGGTGTGGCTCCTTCAGGAATATGTAAATGAAGCTTGGAGTTCGCAAAGAAGAGGTTCTTGGGTTCTTTCTCGAGCATGATTCTTCTAGCAACTGTGTGAGCTATCTCTGCGCTTTCTTTCATCACATCCCCAAGCTGACCCGTTATATGAAGACcgcctttgccttctccttcttctacAGAGGTTGTCTCTATGTACAGTGTTGAGCCACCCGTGGATTTCGTAGAAAGACCCATTACAACCCCCACTGGTGTCTGTTCATAGATCTTGTCTGCATATAAAACTGGCTTGCCTACATAATCTGCAAGGTTTGATTCATCAATCATAAAATTTTTAACCGAAACCTCAGGAGTTTCCGCGGATGCCCCTTCTCGTACTAGCTTCAGAGCaatctgccaaaaaaaaaatcaaatgattATAGTTGCTTGAGACACAAGTAATCACTTTGTACTGTTCAGTGAACTTGTAAACCTACCTTACGGTAAATCTTCTCAATATGCTTCTGGAGATTTCTAACTCCTGGTTCTCTGCAGTAATTTTCAATCAACGAACGAAGAGCTGCATCCCTAACAACAACCTGACAAGAGTAGAAAACAAATCGAGTAAATCTCTTATAAACATGAACACATACAAAACATATGGACAAGTGGCTGTGAGTGAAACCTGTTCAGGCTTGATGCCACATTCCATGCATGTGGTTTTCAGCAAATGGTCTCTAGCAATATGCATCTTATCATCAGTGATATACCCTGAGATATTAATCACCTCCATTCTGTCTAGCAGAGGTGTTGGAATCTTATCTAACACATTTGCTGTGCATACAAATAAGACCTGCATGAAATTAGTTTATAACTTACGTCAAAACACAGAACActgtatataaaaaatcataatagtaTTGGTAAAAAACCTTGGATAAGTCGATAGTAACATCTAGATACAGGTCTCTAAAATCCGCATTCTGCTCTGGATCCAGAAGCTCCAACAATGCACTACCTGGGTCGTCAGAGCTGCTCTTTCCAAGCTGCCAAAGGAACAATATACATTTATTATTGATATTGGCATATTGCCGGTTCCAAGGCACAGTCGAGTGAAACATTTGCTTTGATCTACACATTTTAAAGAGATATTATGGGTAGGTCGCATGGCCCTAAATTCTCGAGtttatttgaatattatttaagattaacctaaaaaaaatttgtaatatatttttaaggtaaatatattgtaaacttcaaaagggAAACTCAAACAAGGTTAGCTACCTTATCAATCTCATCAATCAGAACAAGAGGATTTAATGTTCCCACGCTCCTTAGACACTTCACCATCTTTCCAGGCAATGCACCATCATATGATCGACGAAGCCCCTAAACGATTTATAAGagaaaacattattatttgtatatgatatgattaacatatttgaattataatatctttaccttAATCTCGTCAACGTCAGATAGTCCTCCAACGGAAAACCGGAAGAACTTGAGTCCAAGAGCACGTGCTATAGAACGGCCAATGCTAGTTTTGCCTACTCCAGGTGGCCCTGAGAGGCATATGACCTTCCCTGTTTGACACATTAACTTTCAGTTTAGACTTTTTTAGCAAACCAGAGTGAAGCAGAAAGGCAAAGATACGAGACCTTTTGAAGTGCCTTTGAGTCTTCTCACGGCAATAAACTCTAAGATTCTCTCTTTTACATGAGATAATCCGTAATGATCATTGTCAAGAATCTTTTCTGGCTTTTGGATATCAAAATTCTCATCACTGCAATAACCAAATAAAGATGATTATTAATGAGACTTCTCAATCATAGTGACGTGTGATCATGAAGCAAAAGGCAAACCTGAAATTTCCCCAAGGCAACATGGTCAACCAATCAAGGTAGTCATAAGTACTCTCGACACAGCTGGAACTAGATTCTAGCATAACCAGTTTTGCAAGCTCTTCTTCTATGACTTTTAGTACATGTTTTGGAATCTTTTCTTTAATTGGTTCAATCCTTACCCTAATATTTTCTGcagaaaacaagaaaattatagaaagtgaGTCAGTGGTGGAATTGTAAAGTTTGAATCTCGCTGAACAATATAGTAtcgaaatatatttatatagtagtAGTACTAACCAGAAAATAAAGATTCGTCAGCTGTCTGAGCTGTCTCCTGCAttggtttttcttcttctgtgaCTTGTAAGCCAGGTTCTGTaattatatagagatataattATCGTTCAAAATCTAATTGTAGTTACAGACTTACAGTCTATAATGACCCTAGCTACACGTTTGTATATATCATTAAGGGTCTAATGGCTTAAATCCTTTCACTGTGAAATCTTCTGCAGGAAAGAAACAGACTCTATAAACTGCAATTGTTTTACAGTCATTGATGCACGCCTCAACAGCATCTTGCTTTAGGGAATTTTTAATCAGTATAATAGTTGTAAAACCAATTACCTAGAAACTGAAATATAATTTGGTAGGGTTATAACATAAGTAGTCTAAATTTGTCGGGTACAAACAAATCAGTAAAACAATGGGAATGAAAGCGTTAATCTAAGCATGACTTACTGATCGAAACCTGCCTCTTAAAATCATCATTAAtcatatataatcataaaataaacaCAAAGCCTTTGTGACAAAGGAGAGTCATTCGAATACCTCTATTCATCCAAGTACGGAGAGTAGCGGAGTAGTTTTTGGAGTGAATATTATGATGGATTAAAACGTATGTATTTATACGACAATCCAACTCCTtaggttttaataatttaaaggaAAGTTCTCAAATTTATcctataaaaaggaaaaatattaagaaaaaggatAACATTGCGTGTAACCTCATGACGCACGTTTATTGTGAAACTTAAAGGAAATATTCCCCTAAAGTTATCTAAAATAGAAAGTATTACAGAATCTCCTGGCTTctgttacatttaatcttttGGTAggaataaaagtttaaaaagatCGGTCTAAACAAACGAATCAGTGACATATACATTAACAACTGTATacataaataattgataaatataataatttaatacattttatcagtttcaagttaaattatatatacaataacgagtattttataaatataaaatataaaataattgttatttaaaaaataaataaagttgaaTGGTGTAATATACatgttttgttaaaatataagtataagTGTTAGTTATTAAGATTGcttaagtataaaatatttatatacttatacaaagTATGAAATATCTTATTAAGTATGATTAAGTAGTTAGagaaaacaatttcaaaaaacaGCATACaccttttttaaaaacatatacgTTATTAAATTTTTGCAGTCAAACACATTAACCAAACAAATTTCACAATAAAATCAACAAACAATATATAtgcttaaaaataaatagttgaAATAGTTTATACAAATATCAACGAAatcaactaaaatataataacgaGTAGTTATAGGATTAGAAAACGGACAACTCACCGATTTGTTAAAAGACGCCATTCCTTCTTATTTTCAAGCGGGCCTTCGTCGATATTTTTTTCAATCTTTATATGGCTCGTATGCTGGTTTGATTTTCATTGAAAATTATTTGCATATAAATAACGCAAGTCGGAACAACACGTAAAATTGTAAAATTGATTTTTGACAGTTAACTCTATAAAATGAATTGGAATGAAAAGATAAAAAGTAAACATGGAAACGATCATCCATTTTCATGTTCTTCTAGTCGCCCCACCTTTCATGTGGTATCAACCATACATAAAAATTTCAACAAAACTCTAGAATTATTAAAAGTAGCACTGGTAGAtgaaacaaaagttcaaaataaCTCACTtttcattttacaaaaaaaaaaaaaaagctaactCATGACAATGGAGAATGTGTTATTCTTTGATTCAGTTTCTCAGTCTTTATCTTCCACCGTCTTCAGTCTCACATTTTGCATTGCGATCAATGGGAGGGTTTTTCAGTGGTAATTTCTGGAATATTGGAGGATAGATTTGATTGGAACCAAACATATAATGCATAAAACTCGTAGAAGGGGGAAGTGACGTGATTAAAGGGTGTGTAACTGCTCATGGgtttatttgtcatatataatttttgttttgagaaaCTAAAACAGTTTctaaaagttaattatttttgattaaaaagaaacacaaaagattttgagaaaatttcaaaaaatatgacaatattgttttaatgcctagttgcatcctgcactaacatatgatgatgttcaaagagatttggagcctttgtgctctccgtttatcaagaaaataataattttatagtggttattccatcgatttagggggtattatgaagtttactaaattaattgataaaaacaattgaatgatgctcatttaccatgaaaaatagtttagcatacattaatacaaatgtagaatatgatagaaattttaaaacaacactaaagaatataggcttcagtatacaaagtatttaccaaaaaactcaatatttttgtaggggttaacccatagattttgagaaaatttcaaaaaatatgacaatattttattaatgcctagttgcatccggCACTAACTTATGattatgttcaaagaggtttggagcctttatgctctccgtttatcaaga
This window of the Brassica napus cultivar Da-Ae chromosome A1 unlocalized genomic scaffold, Da-Ae chrA01_Random_12, whole genome shotgun sequence genome carries:
- the LOC106437012 gene encoding lon protease homolog 1, mitochondrial translates to SSLFGYCSDENFDIQKPEKILDNDHYGLSHVKERILEFIAVRRLKGTSKGKVICLSGPPGVGKTSIGRSIARALGLKFFRFSVGGLSDVDEIKGLRRSYDGALPGKMVKCLRSVGTLNPLVLIDEIDKLGKSSSDDPGSALLELLDPEQNADFRDLYLDVTIDLSKVLFVCTANVLDKIPTPLLDRMEVINISGYITDDKMHIARDHLLKTTCMECGIKPEQVVVRDAALRSLIENYCREPGVRNLQKHIEKIYRKIALKLVREGASAETPEVSVKNFMIDESNLADYVGKPVLYADKIYEQTPVGVVMGLSTKSTGGSTLYIETTSVEEGEGKGGLHITGQLGDVMKESAEIAHTVARRIMLEKEPKNLFFANSKLHLHIPEGATPKDGPSAGCTMITSFLSLAMKKPVRKDLAMTGEVTLTGRILPIGGVKEKTIAARRSQVKMMIFPEGNRRDFDELACNLKEGLDVHFVDEYEQIFELAFGYNMGSPPLNFRRSLTSFMWDLLSGCFQ